CAGCACAGGGGACTGAGCACGAACAATCGCTATCAGTATTTCACTTGGTACTTTTACCTTGTACCACGCTGATCACACATTTTCTGCAAATATGCCCATTTCGATGCGGCTGGACGGGCCGTCGCGCCACTCCTTTACCGCCTCGCCCCATTCAAGGTAGTGCGGCATCTTGCGGTGCGCCTCCCTCGCGGACTCGTCCGTGTACACCTCGTACAGGTGGACCAGGTTTGCGTCCTTCGCGTCCCGCAGAACGTCGAACCGGTAACACCCCGGCTCGTCCCTAACGGAGCCTCGAGCGTCATCCAGCGTCGCCTCTATAAACCGGTCCATTAATCCCGGCCGCACCCTTATGGACACCAGCACGGCGATCATTTTCCTGCCCCCTGTCTTGACCAACTACCAACTACTTACTACCAACTACTTCCCCCGGCCCAGCCGCTTCGCCATCGGCTCCAGCACCGCATATATGGTTCTGTTGACAGGCGTGGGCACGCCAAGCTCCTTGCCCAATCGCACCACCGTGCCCGTCAGCCCGTCCAGCTCCACCGTCTTTCCGGCCCTGAAGTCCTTCGCGAGAGATGAGTTACCGTCCTGCGGAAAGCCGGCCATCATCTTCATCGCGCGCTCGACAGGGTCCTCCGGAAACCGGACGCCGCTCGCGACGGCGATCGCGGCAATCTCCCTGATCGCCTCCCGCGTCATTTCCATCGTCATCGGCGCTTTCGCCATTTCACCGTAGTTGACCCAGGTGGCCGCATTCATCCCGGCGCTCGCCGCCAGGTAGATGAACTTTTGCCACAGGACCGCCTGCGGGTTTTCCACCAGGTCCACCGTCCAGCCGCACTCCTGGAAGAACTTGTGAAGGTCACGTGCGCGCGGCGTGATGCCGCCCTTCATCTCGCCGAACGCGACCTTCGCGCCCTTGCCGAGCTGCTGGATAACGCCGGGAGAGATTAGCCGCGCCTGGATGTACGCCGGGCCGACCATTATCTTGTCATCGCCGTACACCTTGCCGAGGGCCTCGCCGTTGCCGACTCCGTTTTGCAGGTTCAGGATAACCGTCTTCGGACCCACCATGGGCGCGATCGCGGGTATCGCCTCCGCATTACTTTGCATCTTCACTGTAAAGAGCACCAGGTCCGCGAAGCCGACCTCAGCCGGGGCACCAGCCGACTTCACCGGCACGGTGAACTCACCGACCGCCTCGCTCGCCACGCGGAGCCCGCCCGCGCGCATCGCCGCCAGGTGATCCCCGCGCGCGATGAAGGTGATATCCTTCCCCGCCCGCGCGATCAGCGCCCCGAAGTACCCGCCCACGCCGCCCGATCCCATTACCGCAATTCTCATTGGCATCACCCGTTCCCAATGCTCTCAAACCGCACCGGCATCATATTCCGTACAACCCCATCCCGCAACTACTGACCCGTCTTCCCCAATTCCCTCTCCTCCCCGCTCCTCAATTCACTATTCACTATTCACTATTCCCAATTCAGTATTCCCCTCCCTCACCCGTCCGACTTCGCCTCGAAATAACCTTCCGTGTAGCCCAGCCTTATCGCGTGCGCCAGCGCCGGGCCAATCGCCGCCGCAAGCCGCGCCTTCCTTTCCTCGGATAGCTCCTGGGCGATGCCGGACTCCATCATGACGGCGCGCCCCACGATGCCCGCGAACGGGCCGAGCCATTCCGGCATGTGGTCCGCCGTCCCGGAGTTCTCGCAGGCCTCTTCGATGAACGCCAGCGCGCTGACCTCCGCGTCGAGCGGGCTTGCCCGCTTCACCCCATCGAAAAGCTGCCTGTACACCATCTCGAACCGCTCGAAAGTCGCCGGTGACTTTGCCAAAGTGCTCTCCATTCATATCCAGTGTTCCGCTCGGGCCATCGGGACGGACGCCTCCGAATGCGCGCACTTGACCCCTTGGCCGTTGATCCCTATTATGCAAGGGCATTCCGACCCTGCAAGGAACCGACCCCGATGGACCTCAAGAAGCACATTCGCGATATCCCTAACTTCCCGAAGCCCGGAATCCTATTCAAGGATATCACCCCGCTCCTGAAAGACCCCGATGCATTCGCCTGCACAATTGACATGCTTGCCGAGCGCTACACCCGGATGGACGTGGACGCCGTGCTCGGCATCGACGCCCGCGGGTTCCTGTTCGCCGCGCCGCTCGCCTACAAGATGCGGAAGCCCCTGGTGCCCGTCCGCAAGCACGGCAAGCTCCCTTTCAACACCAAGTCCGTCAAGTACGAGTTCGAGTACGGAGACAATGTTATCGAGGTCCACGTAGACGGCGTCATTCCGGGCCAGCGAGTTGTCATTGTCGATGACCTGCTGGCGACCGGCGGAACGCTGGCGGCCTCCGCGCGACTGGTCGAAGAGAGCGGCGGCGTAGTGGCGGAGCTGGCGGTCGTGGTAGAGCTCTCGTTCCTGAAGGGCCGGGACAGGCTCAAGAGCTACAGCATCCATTCACTCATGCAGTACTAAGGCGAGGAGGCGGCTATGTCCATCGTTGCACTGGGCGGCCTTTCCGGCGGTGGCTCGAGACTGCTGGGTCCCATCGTGGCGCAGAAGATCGGCGCCGACTACGTCGACAGGCTAATCCTGACAAATGCCGCGAAGCACATTGGCGCAACCGTGGAAGCCCTCCACCAGCGGGAGCAGCGCCCGCCCACCAAAATGGAGCGCGTCACCGGTCTCCTGCAGCGCATCCTGGAGCGCTCCGCCGTCACAGGGGCAACGGGCGACCCCTACTTCGGCTCCGGCGCAACGGCCCTGCTCACGGAAGAGTTCGAGGACATGCCCCAGCCCACCATAACCAAGGGCCACGAGATCGAGGACGAAAAGTACATCGAGGCTATGCGCAAGGTCATCAAAGGCCTCGCTTCGGAAGGCAACGTCGTCCTGGTCGGCCGCGGCGCGTCCATCATCCTCAAGGAC
This genomic interval from SAR202 cluster bacterium contains the following:
- a CDS encoding antibiotic biosynthesis monooxygenase — translated: MIAVLVSIRVRPGLMDRFIEATLDDARGSVRDEPGCYRFDVLRDAKDANLVHLYEVYTDESAREAHRKMPHYLEWGEAVKEWRDGPSSRIEMGIFAENV
- a CDS encoding ketopantoate reductase family protein — its product is MPMRIAVMGSGGVGGYFGALIARAGKDITFIARGDHLAAMRAGGLRVASEAVGEFTVPVKSAGAPAEVGFADLVLFTVKMQSNAEAIPAIAPMVGPKTVILNLQNGVGNGEALGKVYGDDKIMVGPAYIQARLISPGVIQQLGKGAKVAFGEMKGGITPRARDLHKFFQECGWTVDLVENPQAVLWQKFIYLAASAGMNAATWVNYGEMAKAPMTMEMTREAIREIAAIAVASGVRFPEDPVERAMKMMAGFPQDGNSSLAKDFRAGKTVELDGLTGTVVRLGKELGVPTPVNRTIYAVLEPMAKRLGRGK
- a CDS encoding adenine phosphoribosyltransferase → MDLKKHIRDIPNFPKPGILFKDITPLLKDPDAFACTIDMLAERYTRMDVDAVLGIDARGFLFAAPLAYKMRKPLVPVRKHGKLPFNTKSVKYEFEYGDNVIEVHVDGVIPGQRVVIVDDLLATGGTLAASARLVEESGGVVAELAVVVELSFLKGRDRLKSYSIHSLMQY
- a CDS encoding cytidylate kinase-like family protein; the protein is MSIVALGGLSGGGSRLLGPIVAQKIGADYVDRLILTNAAKHIGATVEALHQREQRPPTKMERVTGLLQRILERSAVTGATGDPYFGSGATALLTEEFEDMPQPTITKGHEIEDEKYIEAMRKVIKGLASEGNVVLVGRGASIILKDNPIALRVGTVCRPEDRVNRVMQLDKLDRSTAEKTIIARDKARAYFYTRYFDILDPDDPQLYHIVVNTSEMDLEYTAEIIANAVRALEDGRLLRKPGTVPS